In Centroberyx gerrardi isolate f3 unplaced genomic scaffold, fCenGer3.hap1.cur.20231027 Scaffold_167, whole genome shotgun sequence, the following are encoded in one genomic region:
- the LOC144538419 gene encoding ecto-ADP-ribosyltransferase 5-like, which produces MWDKRERVLAVTVFAALYWGVTVGAAKQLDMAPDAVDDLYLRCRDQMLQKVTSGLLSEELGYSAELKTAWSANNQCSTLIPGGVAEHTAALLAYAYGGKEFRKTFNSEVETLGGNASVYSNFHFKSLHFLLIDALRLSKKKCQTVYRVSGKKYTAQNGSEVRFGRFTSVHADYSELKEDPDLGGGVFFNITSCSVLNVEENTCSQEGDIELLLSPSEVFTVVEIKEISDDYEYTEIVLKSAKQSTTDRCYLFPRSPTDSSTQWLGSIVSVLMALSLFLFTC; this is translated from the exons ATGTGGGACAAAAGAGAAAGGGTCCTTGCTGTTACTGTTTTCGCAGCTCTTTATTGGGGG GTGACTGTAGGGGCTGCAAAACAGCTGGACATGGCCCCGGATGCTGTGGATGACCTGTACCTCAGATGCCGGGACCAGATGCTGCAGAAGGTTACATCAGGTCTGCTGAGTGAAGAACTAGGCTACAGTGCAGAATTAAAGACAGCGTGGAGTGCAAATAACCAGTGTTCAACGCTGATCCCTGGAGGAGTGGCGGaacacactgctgcactgttggcGTACGCATATGGGGGCAAAGAATTCAGAAAGACCTTTAACAGTGAGGTGGAAACTCTGGGCGGGAATGCTAGCGTCTACAGCAACTTCCACTTCAAGTCTCTTCACTTTCTGCTGATAGACGCCTTGAGGCTGTCGAAAAAGAAGTGTCAGACTGTGTATCGTGTCTCAGGGAAAAAATATACAGCACAAAACGGCTCAGAGGTGAGATTTGGCAGGTTCACCTCAGTTCATGCGGACTATTCGGAGCTGAAGGAAGATCCCGATTTAGGGGGGGGGGTCTTTTTCAATATCACCTCTTGCTCCGTTCTCAACGTGGAGGAAAACACATGCAGCCAAGAAGGGGACATTGAGCTGCTCTTGTCCCCGTCTGAAGTGTTCACGGTGGTGGAAATAAAAGAGATTTCTGATGACTATGAGTACACTGAGATCGTTTTGAAATCTGCAAAACAGAGCACCACCGACCGCTGTTACTTGTTTCCTCG GTCCCCAACTGACTCCTCTACCCAATGGCTGGGCAGTATTGTGTCGGTGCTTATGGCTTTATCGCTTTTTTTGTTTACCTGCTGA